Proteins encoded together in one Lathyrus oleraceus cultivar Zhongwan6 chromosome 5, CAAS_Psat_ZW6_1.0, whole genome shotgun sequence window:
- the LOC127082705 gene encoding basic blue protein — MSEGRGSASMNMVTVMISLLLLLFLSESANAATYNVGGPSGWTYNTDTWPNGKKFRAGDVLVFNYDSTLHNVVAVDKVGYGSCKAPGGAKVLSSGSDQIKLARGQNYFICSIPGHCQSGMKVLINAV, encoded by the exons ATGTCTGAGGGAAGAGGCAGTGCATCTATGAACATGGTGACTGTGATGATTTCACTACTACTCCTTTTGTTTCTGTCTGAAAGTGCTAATGCAGCAACTTACAACGTTGGAGGACCTAGCGGCTGGACCTACAACACTGATACTTGGCCTAATGGAAAAAAGTTTAGAGCCGGTGATGTGCTCG TTTTCAACTACGATTCAACGCTACACAATGTTGTTGCTGTGGACAAAGTTGGATATGGGAGCTGCAAGGCACCAGGAGGTGCTAAAGTGTTGAGTTCAGGGAGTGATCAGATTAAGCTAGCAAGAGGGCAAAACTACTTCATATGCAGCATTCCTGGTCACTGCCAATCTGGGATGAAGGTTTTAATCAATGCAGTTTAG